The stretch of DNA ACATGGAACATAACCACTACCAATGGTCAAGTGATCGATCTCCTCATAATAAAGGAGGCATGTATGAAGTTGATGCATTAGATCATATTGCTTCTAAGGTAGATGCATTGtttcaaaagtttgaaaaaaTGAATGTAAATGATGTCACACCAAATGTTTCTCCTTGTGAAATTTGTGGTACTATTGGTCATGTGGCTGTTGAATGCCAAGTTGGAATGTTTGTTAACAGTGGGGTGGGTAATGAGCAACTTAACTATTTTAACAATCCACAAAAAGTGGACCCTTTTTCAAATACTTATAATCAAGGGTGGAggaatcatccaaatttttcctaCAAAAATCCTCCCCTTAATCCCATCCCCCCAACCAATGGTTAGACCTCCCGGTTTCCAAGGACCAAGGTCTTGCAACAACAGCCAAAAATCTTTAGAAAATTTGCTGGAAAATTTTGTGTTGACTCAAACCAAACAAAATGAGgagtttaaaaatcaaaaccagTCAATGAATGAAGCATTTAGGCAATTAGTATCTAAGGTAGATTCCATTGCCACACACAATAAAATGTTGGAAACACAATTCACCCAAGTGGCTCAGCAAGTTGCTTCATCCTCTAGATCTCCCGGTGTTTTCCCGGGGCAGCCTGAACCTAACCCCAAGGGACAATTAAATGTTGTCACCTTAAGAAACTGAAAACAGGTAGAGGAACCCAAGGATAGTGATGTGGAAGCGAATATTAGGGATGACAGTGAAAAAACCCAACCATCAAGTGAGAGGATAGATGAGGAAAAAGAAAATCCTTATGTGCCTCTGGCACCATACAAACCACCCATACCATTTCCCCAAAGATTCGCCAAGGCTAAAATTGAGGAGCAATTTAGGAAGTTTGTGgaacttttgaaaaatttatatataaacattCCATTCACCGAAACACTGTCTCAAATGTCGTCATatgctaaatttttttaaaaaaatttgtcaaacaaaagaaaacttGACAACCATGAGGCAGTTGCTTTAACTGAGGAATGTAGTGccataattcaaaataaattatcttccAAACTTAAAGACCCTGGAAGTTTTTCTATACCTTGTGTTATTGGTGATATGAGTTTTGAATGTGctttgtgtgatcttggggctagtgtaagccTCATGCCTTTGTCAGTTTGTAAGAAGCTTGATGTGGGTAAGTTAAAGCCCACACACGTTTCCTTACAGCTAGTTAATCGATCTATCAAGTATCCGGTTGGAATATTAGAGGACGTTTCTATCAAAGTAGGACAATTGTTTATACCGGCTGATTTTGTGGTGTTGGAAATGGAAGAGGACTCCCAAGTCCCAATTCTTCTTGGGAGACATTTTCTAGCCACAACAGGAGCTATTATTGACGTGAAAAACGGGAAGCTTGTCTTCAATGTGAGTGATGAAAagattgaatttaatttgtctaaccttatGAAAAATCCTTCTCTTGAAGATTCTTATTGCAGGGTTGATTTAATTGATCATTGTGTTAAGGAGTGTCCTTTAGGACCACTCTCACAAGATGGGCTGGAAGCCTGCTTGATTGGAAGCACAAGTCATGAAGACTTGGCAAAGGAAGCTGATGCATATGCTAACTTGTTGGAAGAAAATCCTCCTCTTCCAaacttaaattttgaggcattaCTAGCAGAAAATTCAACACATCTCCCAAAAGAGGCTCCATAGGTAGAACTTAAGCCTTTGCCCTTAAAGGGAATTAATCCATCAATTTgcatgcataggatactacttaCAGAAGACAATAAAGCCTCTATTGAGCATCAACGGAGGTTAAATCCTAACATGAAAGAAGTTGTGAAAAAAGATGTACTTAAACTCCTAAATGTCGGGGTAATTTACCATATCTATGATAGCAAATGCGTTAGTCCCATTCAAGTAGTTGCAAAAAAGGGGGTATCACTGTTGttaaaaatgcaaaaaaaatgattcTATTGTAACTAGGGCAGTTACTGGGTGAAGGATGTGTATAGATTATAGAAAACTGAACAAAGCAACTCGTAAAGGTCACTTTCCTTTTCCCTTTATTGACCAAATATTAGAAAGGTTAGCAAAGCATTCACATTTTTGCTATTTGGATGGctattctgttttttttttcaaagtctCATTCATCCTAGAGACCAAGAGAAAACCATGTTTACTTGTCCCTATGGCACTTATGCTTATAGGAGAATGCCTTTTGGTTTGTGCAATGCCCCTGCTACCTTTCAACGTTGCATGATGtcaattttttctaattttgtaTAATGGAAGTATTCATGGATGAATTTTCTGTGTATGGGTCtagatttaataattatttggcCAATCTCAAAAATATACTTGAAAGGCGTGAACAAGTTAATCTTATGTTAAATTGGGAGAAATGCCACTTTATGGTTAGAGAAGGAATTGTTCTTGGATATTTGGTGTCCGAGCGAGGTATTGAGGTAGACAAAGCAAAATTTGAGGTAATAGATAAAATTTCACCTCCCACCTCCATAAAAGAAGTGGGAAGTTTCTTGGGGCATGCAAGATTTTATCGCCgattcattaaatatttttcttagatTTCTAAGCCTCTAACTAGTCTGCTCCTAAAGGACGCAGCTTTTGTCTTTGATGAGTTTTATCTTGACTCATTTTGCAGGTTAAAAGAAGCATTGATATCTACCCCAATTATGCAACCACCTGATTGGAGTCTTCAATTTGAAATCATGTGCGATGTTAGCGACTTTGCTGTAGGTGCAGTGTTGGGGTAGAGAAAAGACAAGAAAGTTCATGCTATCTATTATGCCAGCAGGACTTTGGATGAAGCTCAAGTTAATTATGTCACTACCGAGAAAGAGCTATTGGCAGTAGTGTTTGCCATTGACAAGTTTCGTTCCTACTTGGTGATATCAAAGATAATTGTCTACACAGATCATACAGTTGTTAAATATCTATTGAGCAAGAAAGATGCTAAGCCGAGGTTGATGTGATGGATACTACTTGTCCAAGACTTTGATCTAGAAATTCGAGGCAAGAAGGGGATTGAAAATGTGGTGGCTGATAATCTCTCAAGGCtacatgaaaaaaatgaaaatgagttGTCATTGGTGATTCATTTCCTGGTGATCAATTGTTTGCTTTTGCACAAATAGAAGGACCATGGTATGTTGATTTTGTGAATTACCTAGCAGTTGGAGTATTACCCCCTCTATTTGAACTATCAACAAAAGAAGAATTTTTTCTCGAATCTTAAACACTATTATTGGGATCAACCTCTGCTTTTTAAGAGATAGGTTGATGGAGTTTTCATAAGATGTGTCCCGGAAGAAGAAATGGAAAGCATCGTGTTTCACTGTCATTCCTCCGCATATGGCGAACATGCTATTTCCTCAAAAATTGTAGCAAAGATACTTCAAGCAAGCTTCTATTGGCCTGCACTCTTTAAAGACATGCATCACTTTGTGCTTCAATGTGATCAATGCCAGCATACcggaaacatataaaaaaaatgaaatgccTTTGAACAATATCCTCGAAGTTGAAATCTTCGATGTTTGGGGAGTTGATTTTATCAGACCATTTCCCTCATCCCTTGGAAATGAATACATCCTTGTAGCGATAGATTACGTGTCCAAGTGGATTGAAGCTGTCGTTGCCTCAACAAATGATGTTAAGGTATTAAGCTCTTCAAAAAGGTAATATTTCCGAGGTTTGGTGTGCTAAGGATGGTGATTAGTGATGGAGGCTCTCATTTCATAGCTAAACATTTTGAAGGCATGCTAAAGAAGTATGAAGTGAAGCACAAAATTGCTATAGCATATCACCCTCAAACTAGCGGACAGGTAGAAGTTTCCAATAGGGCGATTAAGAGCATTCTCGAGAAAACTGTCTCTGCATCAAGGAAGGACTTGTATGTAAATCTAGATGATGCGCTTTGGGCCTACCATATAACATACAAGACTCCTAGTTGAACTCGAACATAAAGCATACAGGGCAATAAAGGTCCTTAACTTTAATTTGAAGGCTGCTGATAAAAAAAGGAAGCTCCAACTCGATGAGCTTGATGAGTTGAGGTTAGACGCTTGTGAAAATGCTAAACACTACGAGGAAAGAACCAAGAAGTGGTATGCGAAGCACATAACAAGAAGAGAATTCAAAGAAGCTGACCTCGTATTACTTTTCAATTCATGATTGAAGTTATTTCAGGGCAAACTTCATTCGAGGTGGTCCAACCCATTTCAAATCCATAAGGTGTTCCCATTTGGAGCTGTAGAAATCTTGAGTGAGGGCACTAGAGTTTTCACTATGACTGGTCAAAGGTTGAAGCATTATGTAGTTGGGAATCCAATAGAGAAACAGGTAAGTCTTATTCTTTGATCTCCAACTAAAGATTTACAAAACGAAGGTCAAGCTAAGAACCATAAACAAGCGTTgtgtgggaggcaacccacagttttaattttttaaaatttctttttgttttgtaagCTGTGCTAAAACAAGACAAATGCATAAAACATGAGAAGGCAGCAAGGATTACTGTCTGGCAGTAATGGCCATTATGGTCGTAATATGTGCATAGGGCCACTTTCCACCACCACCATAATCTCGTGAGTTTTCCTACCCCTTTCATcactattttactttttacatTGAGGACAATATAGGGTCTAAGCATAGGGGTACGTTTTCTTGTTTGATTATTTGCTAAGcatgttaatatatataaataaataatttatcctTACATGGAAGAAAACCTTTTGATCCTTGATAGGGAACCATAATTTATGTGCATGTTGTTGTTAAGTAGGCAATGAACTCACCTTCAGATACCACACTATCAGTTTGATAAATCAGCTTATTCTCTTACAGTGTGTTCTCATTGATTTAGCTACTAAATGTGAGTTTTGAGCTTATATAGGGGCTTGTGTTACATCATCAAATATTATGCCCCTTTTCTTTGTTATGAGTGATTATTCACCATAGATTGTGTTCTCTAGAACTTGACTTGCAACCGTCTCAAGGCTAAATTCTCTTGTGATCatgtttgaataaaaaaaaacactttagGGTTAGTTTTTTCAAGCCTCGAGACTTGTTTCGTTTTGTTTCATACTTTCCGCTACCTGCTGACTTTGACCCTTACATGAATTATCTTTCTTGGTCCCTTGCTTTATCGATAAAATCATTATTGGTTCCTTTTTGAATAAAGTGgagaaacttttaaaaaaataaaaaataaaaggagaaaaaaatagaaaaaaaaagttttttgtcTCGGTTTGAAAAGACACAATAAGGTGCTCCACTCGGAGTAGCACATTTGACTGATGATTGAAGTTTGGGCTGATGAAAGATTATTTGAATACGTTGAGCTCCAATTATTCAAAAAAGGGTATCTATGATCATatgtttaatttgaaatatCCTTTTGAATATCCATTTATTGGTTTTCCCCACCTATTATCCATTGGCCCCGTTACAACCTTGAAAAGTGTTTTTGATTCACATATGCTCTGATGAGAGATGTAGTGGAGATTTAGTTAATAATCAAGCCTATGGCAGAAACATCGTATTGGTGAAACTTTGAGGGAATGCCCATTACCCTGAAACAATGAGAGAATTTGAGAGATGAGTGTCATATTGATGAGAATTATGTTTTTAGACGAGCCTAAGTCACTAATTTGGAACCAAAGTTGGTTATCCATTGGTTTTGGAAGTTGCCTATTGCATACACTTGAACTGAATGTTGAGTTCCTATTCATGGTGTCTGCTCGTCCATAACTTTCACCTGAAACAATTGCTTGAGGAGAATCAATGATTCAAGTATGGGGGAATTTGATAAGTtagaatttatctatttttatagctttatttgataggttaatttgatgtttttaattcgattttagttctattttactacctttttgttttgttttgattgcaaAGAGAAAAGAAGGAATAAGTGAAGCTTTTTGGAGCAAAAGAGCCTTGAAGTCAAGTGGTGCAGTCATGGTGCATCATgatcaagaaaatgaaataaactaCTGGTTGGCCATAATAGTCATTactgttgattattatgacctcgtaattacagaatatgacagtagttatcaaattaaaacaatatagagaACATAATACGTCTAgaatacaattaagatcgaacatacaatcatacgatgcaagatttattcggaTTCATACACAGCAGAATTATAATAGCATAGCATACAAGATAAaggtaaaaagataagggatagaatgcaccaaggtttatcctggttcagttgtcaataagacaacctacatccagtcctgacaatccaactggatttcagctttttctccaatagaaagaattgagacttgtttacagattgtccagtttcctcgaaacctatctatctaactcgaattctttcctattgcttaaccccttgatccttgcagtcactcgtcagactcacacaagatcaagtacagctccttcttgatgaggcctctcacccaagaagatcgccaccagtttcaagctggatTTTGCACATTTGTTTgtttacaaaactttgtttacaaaatgatataaaagaagtacaaagtttgtcttcaatcttgatcaatgtatctcacacaataatctggttATTCATTTGAGTGTTTATGAGATCATTgcctttttctctcaagaattctttttcagctctcttattgattatgaataatcttttggtcttgatctgaaaaagcaatatcagaatgttatcaaaatgttcttaagagttcttcagtattctgaagtatattcaagtgttatCAAGTATTGTGTtgtgttattgagagaatgattgaaaactgtttatatagtttctgaaaaacaactaataaatcgatttaccaatcgattcattaaagttataaaacgggcttaatcgatttgccaatcgattatcgcgagtcttgtttttcttgaatcttgaaactacataaaccaatcgatttcccaatcgattctttNNNNNNNNNNNNNNNNNNNNNNNNNNNNNNNNNNNNNNNNNNNNNNNNNNNNNNNNNNNNNNNNNNNNNNNNNNNNNNNactaagagttccctgtgatttcaaatttttgtttcaatcgatttcccaatcgattgtgtttaaaacaggaactcagctaatttcatgttaatcggagtgccaacCGATTTGGTAGTGttttcctgaaaagttcttaccagttgtttagttcaatcgatttcctaatcgattgataccaaacttaacatgattgaaattttcacaatagattgtccaatcgattgtgtttgtcacaggtcatgttacttttgaaatattattgaagcaatcgatttgtcaatcgattatcctagtaaatggattgtccctgtgacttgcccaatcgatttgtttcaatcagtttttactttgtgatgtgcacaatctaTTAGCCTtcaaaacaggttgccactgacttgcacaatttttatttctgattgtgccagtcgattgcctaatcgattgtgtaaccacaaacagtatgtttccttacaacccttttacgaaatcaaTTTACTAATCGATTTGttcagtagattttcaacttttgttgatttcttgagttccaagcaattgccTCAAgcatgtagggttgagttgttgttccagaaatcttgctcagttaaaatgttagatttatcatatgatgtatgaacattgtatgtttgttaatgatgtcaaaattaggattaagaggactaaagtccaacaatctccccctttttgcataagtgacaagcatacaattttaacttgagttgagcatttcaagacataatattaacaacagatatattttcatagcatcatatgtaccattatcagatcataaaATCAGAATATCAGAGCATCAGATCAGATCataagtacacatgctatttaacaatatcaaagtcattttaataagtcattatcagtcatcagagtATCACAATTATGCAGCAGTAAAAgtacaagttataatttttctccccatTTGttagttaaggcaaaaaggcagaaaaacaattttctccccctatgttagtaaacataagcACTTGGGGTTGAAATCAGAAAATATTGTATCAGAGCAACAAATGAGCATATTAAAAGATTATGGCAAAAGATTTCAGAGAGTAATGGAATAAACATTTtagtgcattatatatatagaagagaAGAATACAACAAGTCATTACAAAACAAcacagatcctaaactcctaatctcctaaactgggttggtcctcactattatctaagggagaggcagggaccgctgtattaccctcagcaggtgtctcctcaatgTGAGTTGCAGGACggtctaggggagttgggtttggttcctctgttgcttgccgaccgatgtctgctatatcttcaaatgacagctttaTGCCTAaatgcgcttgaattgcagcaacatcctgaacaactgaattcAGGGAAGTCTGAAGAGTTGTCAAGGCAGCTTCCATTCTAGCCTGTGACTCTTGCATTTTGGCATTATgagccatctgagcttctataAATTCCATTAGTTTTGTGACAAAATCAGGAGGGGTTGTTTCAGTAGCTGGTTGAGGATGAGGTTGAGCTGGTTCAACATTcggctgaggtcttatccaaataccatgcaaccttttcaattgcatctggtttacaattgattctccaaaaaatAGAGTGGTCTTcgaagattcttcattaacaaatgataccttgaagtgtttcagaatcttggtgATCAGTTGTGGATAAGGCAGTATCAGCTTACTCTGTGAAGcctccaacatgtgccttagcacaatccatgcccagctcatcctgagctccttggaCAAACCCCATAGcagtagtatatccaacttctggactaccgCATGGTTACCGGATCGTGGTACAAGCATCCGGGTCAGAGTGTACATCAAcattcgatgttggaccttcatttgaccgataggcagtgaaatggtttcaacaaagccatcaatcatcaggtccttaaCAGCAGTATGCCTATCAAACGATTCTTCCTATCCTTCATCAGCAGTATCAGCCTCAGAACTGTCGTCTATTGAAGTtccatgaaatggcaatcctgaccTGAGCTTTGAAGCCGTCTTCAGTAAGCTTGAATGTTGAGTAATCCTGACATAGCTatccttttccctttaaccTGAGCTTTGAAGCCGTCTTCAGTAAGCTTGAATGTtgagtaaaattcccttattaatcttggataactatcaagagtTGAGGAGAGAAAGCCCTCAAGACCGTGAAACCGTAAGTGGTCTTGGAAAGTGAAACCTTCTGCATCaaaataggcaaaatccagagtccgaccctcatggattttccttttaagaAAATCTGATGGAATGGTAGCTTCTACCTCTTTTTCCTTAGATGCAGGAGCTTTCTTAGGTGGGGGTGAAGAAACtgctttcttcttcttcttcttctgtgaAATTTCCTTCATGGCGTCAGCTATGAGCTTTTTAGTGGGTGGCTCCTTTCTCTTTTTGGGTTTCTCTTGATTAACAGCAGGTGCATTGCCTTTATCCTTGGCAAGAATCTTATGTGTAGGAATGGGAACTCTTTTGGTTAAAGTAGGTGGAGGTGAAGGGGTTCTACcacttgatgaagatgatggtgaTGGAGTGCGTGTTTGGGTTTGCTTAACTCGTGCCATAATTGTAAGTTGAAGTAGTTTCAAAGTAGATAGTAACAGAGAACAATTGCAGAGACAAAGCaaagagatgaagcagagaaaaATTTGAGAATTCTGGAGATGTaaagtgaagaaatcgattggtaactaTTCCCATTTAAACCCTTTGATGcgtaaatcgattgcccaatcgattatgttaccgttgctgggtaatgtcaatcgatttagtaattattgcattcaacggctagtaaaggagagtcacaacggtcatattgtaaatcgatttccaaatcgatttccagatttacttaatcgatgtccaaatcgattgttttaaagttgaaaggtgaactagtcgatttcccaatcgacgctcgggcagggtaaaaaaaattttctgaactttgaagtctggggccaacgcaatcgattcccaaatcgattttgtaaacaatttaccaagctggtaatcgattcccaaatcgatttaactggaaaacattgcaagcaccagaagtgtcctatgaaagggttcaaagatcagacctcactaggatcaatgatccctagtttcatccttatatgcaggaaactttctcttggtaaagctttggtaaatatgtcagccagctgttcagctgtgttaacatattcaagcttaatgatcccattttgaaagtgatcccttataaaatgatgtcttacttcaatgtgcttggtcctggaatgcatcactggattcttagtaatgcttattgcacttgtgttatcacacataataggtattgttcccaagtcaacaccaaaatccaataagtgttgtttcatccaaagaatctgagcacagcagctcccagctgcaatgtattcaNNNNNNNNNNNNNNNNNNNNNNNNNNNNNNNNNNNNNNNNNNNNNNNNNNNNNNNNNNNNNNNNNNNNNNNNNNNNNNNNNNNNNNNNNNNNNNNNNNNNNNNNNNNNNNNNNNNNNNNNNNNNNNNNNNNNNNNNNNNNNNNNNNNNNNNNNNNNNNNNNNNNNNNNNNNNNNNNNNNNNNNNNNNNNNNNNNNNNNNNNNNNNNNNNNNNNNNNNNNNNNNNNNNNNNNNNNNNNNNNNNNNNNNNNNNNNNNNNNNNNNNNNNNNNNNNNNNNNNNNNNNNNNNNNNNNNNNNNNNNNNNNNNNNNNNNNNNNNNNNNNNNNNNNNNNNNNNNNNNNNNNNNNNNNNNNNNNNNNNNNNNNNNNNNNNNNNNNNNNNNNNNNNNNNNNNNNNNNNNNNNNNNNNNNNNNNNNNNNNNNNNNNNNNNNNNNNNNNNNNNNNNNNNNNNNNNNNNNNNNNNNNNNNNNNNNNNNNNNNNNNNNNNNNNNNNNNNNNNNNNNNNNNNNNNNNNNNNNNNNNNNNNNNNNNNNNNNNNNNNNNNNNNNNNNNNNNNNNNNNNNNNNNNNNNNNNNNNNNNNNNNNNNNNNNNNNNNNNNNNNNNNNNNNNNNNNNNNNNNNNNNNNNNNNNNNNNNNNNNNNNNNNNNNNNNNNNNNNNNNNNNNNNNNNNNNNNNNNNNNNNNNNNNNNNNNNNNNNNNNNNNNNNNNNNNNNNNNNNNNNNNNNNNNNNNNNNNNNNNNNNNNNNNNNNNNNNNNNNNNNNNNNNNNNNNNNNNNNNNNNNNNNNNNNNNNNNNNNNNNNNNNNNNNNNNNNNNNNNNNNNNNNNNNNNNNNNNNNNNNNNNNNNNNNNNNNNNNNNNNNNNNNNNNNNNNNNNNNNNNNNNNNNNNNNNNNNNNNNNNNNNNNNNNNNNNNNNNNNNNNNNNNNNNNNNNNNNNNNNNNNNNNNNNNNNNNNNNNNNNNNNNNNNNNNNNNNNNNNNNNNNNNNNNNNNNNNNNNNNNNNNNNNNNNNNNNNNNNNNNNNNNNNNNNNNNNNNNNNNNNNNNNNNNNNNNNNNNNNNNNNNNNNNNNNNNNNNNNNNNNNNNNNNNNNNNNNNNNNNNNNNNNNNNNNNNNNNNNNNNNNNNNNNNNNNNNNNNNNNNNNNNNNNNNNNNNNNNNNNNNNNNNNNNNNNNNNNNNNNNNNNNNNNNNNNNNNNNNNNNNNNNNNNNNNNNNNNNNNNNNNNNNNNNNNNNNNNNNNNNNNNNNNNNNNNNNNNNNNNNNNNNNNNNNNNNNNNNNNNNNNNNNNNNNNNNNNNNNNNNNNNNNNNNNNNNNNNNNNNNNNNNNNNNNNNNNNNNNNNNNNNNNNNNNNNNNNNNNNNNNNNNNNNNNNNNNNNNNNNNNNNNNNNNNNNNNNNNNNNNNNNNNNNNNNNNNNNNNNNNNNNNNNNNNNNNNNNNNNNNNNNNNNNNNNNNNNNNNNNNNNNNNNNNNNNNNNNNNNNNNNNNNNNNNNNNNNNNNNNNNNNNNNNNNNNNNNNNNNNNNNNNNNNNNNNNNNNNNNNNNNNNNNNNNNNNNNNNNNNNNNNNNNNNNNNNNNNNNNNNNNNNNNNNNNNNNNNNNNNNNNNNNNNNNNNNNNNNNNNNNNNNNNNNNNNNNNNNNNNNNNNNNNNNNNNNNNNNNNNNNNNNNNNNNNNNNNNNNNNNNNNNNNNNNNNNNNNNNNNNNNNNNNNNNNNNNNNNNNNNNNNNNNNNNNNNNNNNNNNNNNNNNNNNNNNNNNNNNNNNNNNNNNNNNNNNNNNNNNNNNNNNNNNN from Cicer arietinum cultivar CDC Frontier isolate Library 1 chromosome 3, Cicar.CDCFrontier_v2.0, whole genome shotgun sequence encodes:
- the LOC140919676 gene encoding uncharacterized protein gives rise to the protein MVQQKQLSGTPTDDPNLYLSISLESCDTLKMNGVTYDTIRLRLFPFPLRDRARAWLHSLPSESITTWDQLKQAFLGRYFPPSKTAQLRNQITSFSQKEGESLYEAWENFKEMLRLCPHHGMERWLIIHTFYNELSYTTRMTVDDDAGGAFINKNIEESYALIEDMEHNHYQWSSDRSPHNKGGMYEVDALDHIASKVDALFQKFEKMNVNDVTPNVSPCEICGTIGHVAVECQVGMFVNSGVEEPKDSDVEANIRDDSEKTQPSSERIDEEKENPYVPLAPYKPPIPFPQRFAKAKIEEQFRKKLDNHEAVALTEECSAIIQNKLSSKLKDPGSFSIPCVIGDMSFECALCDLGASVSLMPLSVCKKLDVGKLKPTHVSLQLVNRSIKYPVGILEDVSIKVGQLFIPADFVVLEMEEDSQVPILLGRHFLATTGAIIDVKNGKLVFNVSDEKIEFNLSNLMKNPSLEDSYCRVDLIDHCVKECPLGPLSQDGLEACLIGSTSHEDLAKEADAYANLLEENPPLPNLNFEALLAENSTHLPKEAP
- the LOC105851749 gene encoding uncharacterized protein — encoded protein: MVISDGGSHFIAKHFEGMLKKYEVKHKIAIAYHPQTSGQVEVSNRAIKSILEKTVSASRKDLAIKVLNFNLKAADKKRKLQLDELDELRLDACENAKHYEERTKKWWSNPFQIHKVFPFGAVEILSEGTRVFTMTGQRLKHYVVGNPIEKQGHFPPPP